The following proteins come from a genomic window of Mycolicibacterium rufum:
- a CDS encoding cupin domain-containing protein, whose translation MSDQMQRLMTAMTLLQSVTPPHIPDGAEAMTAVIEWGPGDAGAPPHRHPGGPCFGYVLEGEMLFELEGEAPRVITAGEAFWEPGGDVIHYSDGNNRDDGPLRFLVTMLCRPGVDMFVLVDDAELEARRDRRVPAAPLS comes from the coding sequence ATGTCCGACCAGATGCAACGACTGATGACGGCGATGACTCTGCTGCAGTCCGTCACGCCGCCGCACATCCCCGACGGCGCCGAGGCGATGACCGCGGTCATCGAGTGGGGACCCGGCGACGCAGGCGCGCCCCCGCACCGCCACCCCGGCGGCCCCTGCTTCGGCTACGTCCTCGAGGGCGAGATGCTCTTCGAACTCGAGGGCGAGGCGCCGCGCGTCATCACCGCCGGCGAGGCGTTCTGGGAGCCGGGCGGCGACGTCATCCACTACTCCGACGGCAACAACCGCGACGACGGTCCGCTGCGCTTCCTGGTGACCATGCTCTGCCGGCCCGGCGTCGACATGTTCGTCCTCGTCGACGACGCCGAACTCGAGGCACGCCGCGATCGCCGCGTGCCCGCCGCCCCGCTGTCGTGA
- a CDS encoding nitroreductase, whose amino-acid sequence MGELDAVVRRRHSTRMFLPDKPVPRELLDEALALAMRAPSNSNVQPWRVFLATGARRDRLGAALAAAVRAAPPPAMGIPESHNHLRRALGAQVYGAMGVARGDSEGRWNAQLRNWDFFRAPLAGIVCMHRDLGLPDAIGVGMFLQTLLLALTDRGLDSCVQVSTALYPDVVRVQLDIPDELTPLCGICIGYADPAFAANFLDIPRNAVADNVVVYDD is encoded by the coding sequence ATGGGCGAGCTCGACGCGGTGGTGAGGCGCCGGCACTCCACCCGGATGTTTCTGCCCGACAAGCCGGTGCCGCGGGAGCTGCTCGACGAGGCGCTGGCGCTGGCGATGCGGGCGCCGTCGAACTCCAACGTGCAACCGTGGCGGGTGTTCCTGGCCACCGGCGCCCGGCGCGACCGTCTGGGCGCCGCGCTGGCCGCCGCGGTGCGCGCTGCGCCGCCGCCTGCGATGGGCATCCCGGAGTCCCACAACCACCTGCGTCGCGCCCTCGGCGCGCAGGTCTACGGCGCGATGGGCGTCGCGCGCGGAGACAGCGAGGGCCGGTGGAACGCCCAGCTGCGCAACTGGGACTTCTTCCGCGCACCGCTGGCGGGGATCGTGTGCATGCACCGCGATCTGGGCCTGCCCGATGCGATCGGTGTCGGCATGTTCCTGCAGACGCTGCTGCTCGCGCTCACCGACCGCGGACTGGACAGCTGCGTGCAGGTCTCCACCGCGCTCTATCCCGACGTGGTGCGCGTACAACTCGACATCCCCGACGAGCTGACCCCGCTGTGCGGGATCTGCATCGGCTACGCCGACCCTGCCTTCGCGGCCAACTTCCTCGACATCCCGCGCAACGCCGTCGCCGACAACGTCGTCGTCTACGACGACTGA
- a CDS encoding sugar porter family MFS transporter, with translation MAGQGGPAADGPEIFSGDENFSSGKTAIRIASVAALGGLLFGYDSAVINGAVDSIQEDFGIGNAELGFAVASALLGAAAGAMTAGRIADKIGRIAVMKIAAVLFLISAFGTGFAHEVWTVVLFRIVGGIGVGVASVIAPAYIAETSPPGIRGRLGSLQQLAIVSGIFASFAINYLLQWLAGGPNEPLWFGLDAWRWMFLAMAVPAVLYGVLAFTIPESPRYLVASHKIPEARRVLTMLLGQKNLEITITRIQETLEREDKPSWRDMKKPTGGLYGIVWVGLGLSIFQQFVGINVIFYYSNVLWQAVGFSADESAIYTVITSVINVLTTLIAIALIDKIGRKPLLLIGSTGMAITLITMAVIFGNATVNPDGTPSLPGASGIVALIAANLFVVAFGMSWGPVVWVLLGEMFPNRIRAAALGLAAAGQWAANWLITVTFPGLREHLGLAYGFYGLCAVLSGLFVWRWVMETKGVSLEDMHAEVLHENKTAAS, from the coding sequence ATGGCCGGTCAAGGTGGTCCAGCGGCAGACGGTCCGGAGATCTTCTCCGGTGACGAGAACTTCTCGTCGGGCAAGACGGCGATCCGGATCGCGTCGGTCGCGGCGCTCGGCGGCCTGCTGTTCGGTTACGACAGCGCCGTGATCAACGGCGCGGTCGATTCCATCCAGGAGGACTTCGGCATCGGCAACGCCGAGCTGGGTTTCGCGGTCGCCTCGGCGCTGCTCGGTGCCGCCGCGGGTGCGATGACGGCGGGCCGGATCGCCGACAAGATCGGCCGGATCGCGGTGATGAAGATCGCCGCGGTGCTGTTCCTCATCAGTGCCTTCGGTACCGGTTTCGCGCACGAGGTGTGGACCGTGGTGCTGTTCCGCATCGTCGGCGGCATCGGCGTCGGTGTCGCCTCGGTGATCGCGCCGGCCTACATCGCCGAGACGTCGCCGCCCGGGATCCGCGGCCGGCTCGGTTCGCTGCAGCAGCTGGCCATCGTCTCGGGCATCTTCGCGTCGTTCGCCATCAACTATCTGCTGCAGTGGCTCGCCGGCGGACCCAACGAGCCGCTGTGGTTCGGCCTGGACGCGTGGCGCTGGATGTTCCTCGCCATGGCGGTGCCCGCGGTGCTCTACGGCGTGCTCGCCTTCACGATCCCCGAGTCGCCGCGCTATCTGGTGGCCAGCCACAAGATCCCGGAAGCCCGCCGCGTGCTGACCATGCTGCTCGGACAGAAGAACCTGGAGATCACGATCACGCGGATCCAGGAGACCCTCGAGCGCGAGGACAAGCCGTCCTGGCGCGACATGAAGAAACCGACCGGCGGCCTCTACGGCATCGTCTGGGTCGGCCTCGGTCTGTCGATCTTCCAGCAGTTCGTCGGCATCAACGTGATCTTCTACTACAGCAACGTGCTGTGGCAGGCCGTCGGATTCAGCGCCGACGAGTCGGCGATCTACACCGTGATCACCTCGGTCATCAACGTGCTGACCACGCTGATCGCGATCGCGCTGATCGACAAGATCGGCCGCAAGCCGCTGCTGCTGATCGGCTCGACGGGCATGGCGATCACGCTCATCACGATGGCGGTGATCTTCGGCAATGCCACGGTCAATCCGGACGGCACCCCGAGCCTGCCCGGCGCCTCGGGCATCGTCGCGCTGATCGCGGCCAACCTGTTCGTCGTCGCGTTCGGCATGTCGTGGGGTCCGGTGGTGTGGGTGCTGCTCGGCGAGATGTTCCCCAACCGGATCCGCGCCGCGGCGCTGGGCCTGGCCGCCGCCGGACAGTGGGCGGCCAACTGGCTCATCACCGTCACGTTCCCCGGCCTGCGTGAGCACCTCGGTCTGGCCTACGGCTTCTACGGGCTGTGCGCGGTGCTGTCC
- a CDS encoding HAD family hydrolase, whose protein sequence is MRAVLWDMDGTLVDSEKLWDISLSALYESLGGSMSRETRTALVGASADETMATVYAELGLELDPRAMADSIRWLHEHTAGLFDDGLPWCDGARDMLEALAADGTPMALVTNTQRALTERALNSIGRHYFSVTVCADEVPSGKPAPDPYLRAAHLLGLSASECLAVEDSVTGTAAAEKAGCAVLVVPNDVPVPGGIRRRHADSLAGLSADDLRRIYREIDRELRSA, encoded by the coding sequence GTGCGAGCGGTGTTGTGGGACATGGACGGCACGCTCGTGGACTCCGAAAAGCTGTGGGACATCTCACTGTCCGCGCTCTATGAGTCGCTGGGCGGATCGATGAGCCGCGAGACCAGGACCGCACTCGTCGGCGCATCGGCCGACGAGACGATGGCCACGGTGTACGCCGAACTCGGTCTGGAGCTCGACCCGCGCGCGATGGCGGACTCGATTCGCTGGCTGCACGAGCACACCGCCGGGTTGTTCGACGACGGACTGCCGTGGTGCGACGGCGCCCGCGACATGCTGGAAGCGCTTGCGGCCGACGGCACCCCGATGGCGCTGGTGACCAATACCCAGCGTGCGCTGACCGAGCGGGCGCTGAACAGCATTGGGCGGCACTACTTTTCGGTCACCGTGTGCGCTGACGAGGTGCCCAGCGGAAAACCCGCCCCCGATCCGTACCTGCGTGCGGCCCACCTGCTGGGCCTGTCGGCCTCGGAGTGCCTGGCCGTCGAGGACTCCGTGACCGGCACCGCCGCGGCGGAGAAGGCCGGCTGCGCGGTGCTGGTGGTACCCAACGACGTCCCGGTGCCCGGAGGCATCCGGCGACGGCACGCCGATTCGCTGGCCGGGCTGAGCGCCGACGATCTGCGCCGCATCTACCGCGAGATCGATCGCGAACTGCGCAGCGCGTAA